A single region of the Austwickia chelonae genome encodes:
- a CDS encoding polyprenyl synthetase family protein, giving the protein MSAQPLPVFPDVDPALADSLQAGLGQVDVFLREKVDHEDPFVSEANGHLLAAGGKRFRPLLTLLAAHVGSGVNHEVVSAASAVELTHLASLYHDDVMDEAEMRRHVVSANAAYGNSTAILVGDLLFGTASSIVADLGAEAVKIQAETFVRLCSGQIRDTRPCPVGQDPVDYYLGVLADKTGVLIATAARFGAMFSGCDAEQVEILRQYGEKLGIAFQLADDLLDIASEGEASGKTPGTDLREGVATLPVIYAQAEGRPEDTELLELLGRDLRTDDAGVSRALELLREHPSLDRAREHTWAVAREAQELLGPLGDGPAVCALQQVAAGVVDREV; this is encoded by the coding sequence ATGAGCGCACAGCCGTTGCCTGTGTTCCCGGATGTGGATCCGGCTCTGGCCGATTCCTTACAGGCTGGGTTGGGGCAGGTCGATGTTTTTTTGCGGGAGAAAGTGGATCACGAGGATCCTTTTGTCTCCGAGGCGAACGGCCATCTGCTTGCAGCTGGAGGTAAGCGTTTTCGCCCGTTGTTGACCTTGTTGGCCGCCCACGTCGGTTCGGGGGTTAACCACGAGGTCGTCAGTGCCGCGTCAGCAGTGGAGCTGACTCATTTGGCGTCGCTGTATCACGATGACGTCATGGATGAGGCTGAAATGCGTCGTCATGTGGTGAGCGCCAACGCCGCATATGGCAATTCGACGGCGATCCTGGTGGGCGACCTTCTTTTCGGCACGGCCAGTTCGATTGTGGCTGATCTGGGAGCGGAAGCTGTCAAGATCCAGGCGGAGACGTTCGTTCGTCTCTGTTCAGGGCAGATCAGGGACACTCGTCCGTGCCCAGTGGGGCAAGATCCGGTGGATTACTACTTGGGTGTTCTGGCGGACAAGACCGGGGTCCTCATCGCCACGGCAGCACGTTTCGGGGCGATGTTCTCTGGATGTGATGCGGAGCAGGTGGAGATTCTGCGGCAGTACGGGGAGAAGCTGGGCATTGCTTTTCAGCTTGCCGATGATCTGCTCGATATCGCTTCCGAGGGTGAGGCATCAGGCAAGACGCCGGGTACCGACCTCCGGGAGGGGGTCGCGACTTTGCCGGTGATCTATGCCCAGGCTGAAGGCCGGCCTGAGGACACCGAGCTCTTGGAACTGCTGGGTCGTGATCTTCGGACGGATGACGCTGGCGTCTCTCGAGCGTTGGAGCTGTTGAGGGAGCACCCGTCTTTGGACCGCGCTCGGGAGCACACCTGGGCGGTGGCTCGGGAAGCTCAGGAATTGTTGGGACCGCTCGGCGATGGCCCAGCGGTCTGTGCATTGCAGCAGGTGGCTGCAGGGGTGGTGGATCGCGAGGTGTGA
- a CDS encoding TetR/AcrR family transcriptional regulator, producing MSRVPADQRREQLIEATIELAIREGLAAASVRRIADEANVSLGVVHYCFSSKEALLNAVAESFIKPIIAAVSLALDGHTGTFEEKAYAAFKAFWEHTQNQPGRQLLSYELAAWSIRGDGESARLLYKTYQDAIERMITSSMGITGSEGLPTRTLARMVLAVTDGVMLNWLVDRDDEATFDVLQGFIGVLLAVVEQARGAGLVTVSDQSATA from the coding sequence ATGTCACGGGTGCCTGCAGATCAGCGTCGTGAGCAGCTCATCGAGGCAACGATCGAGCTGGCCATCCGCGAGGGTCTGGCAGCAGCGTCGGTGCGTCGTATCGCAGATGAGGCCAATGTCTCGCTGGGTGTGGTCCATTACTGCTTCAGCAGTAAAGAGGCCCTGCTGAACGCCGTCGCCGAATCATTCATCAAACCGATCATCGCTGCGGTATCACTGGCCCTGGACGGGCACACCGGGACCTTCGAGGAGAAGGCCTATGCGGCGTTCAAGGCCTTCTGGGAGCACACCCAGAATCAGCCCGGGCGCCAGCTCCTCTCCTACGAGTTGGCCGCATGGTCGATCAGGGGTGACGGAGAGTCCGCTCGGCTGCTGTACAAGACTTATCAGGACGCCATTGAGCGGATGATCACCAGTTCTATGGGGATCACCGGGAGCGAGGGGTTGCCCACCCGCACCCTGGCCCGGATGGTGCTCGCCGTGACTGACGGAGTCATGCTCAACTGGTTGGTCGACCGCGACGACGAAGCGACTTTTGATGTCCTGCAAGGGTTCATCGGTGTTCTGCTCGCCGTTGTGGAGCAGGCGCGAGGCGCTGGTCTGGTGACCGTCTCGGATCAGTCCGCCACGGCGTGA
- a CDS encoding 2-oxoacid:ferredoxin oxidoreductase subunit beta, whose amino-acid sequence MSPIDLGMPIHGLSGVPRIPEDQPALKRKDFVSDQEVRWCPGCGDYSILATFQSVLPELGVPRENIVVISGIGCSSRFPYYVDTYGMHSIHGRAPAIATGLATAREDLSVWVITGDGDALSIGGNHLIHTLRRNVNLKILMFNNRIYGLTKGQYSPTSPEGLVTKSSPAGALDAPFNPIALALGAGGTFVARTMASDREHLSGVLRQAAEHRGSAFVEIYQNCPIFNDGAFDTLRDAHQSESRLLRMVEGEPLQVGDQGVQTDGRGGLQLAEIVDDNMVLEHEPSSPDSSRAFALANLDDPAMSCVPVGVFRKVSRVAYDDQVRIQVAHAMGESTAPTDEQIEQMLAGNDPWIVE is encoded by the coding sequence ATGAGCCCGATCGACCTGGGAATGCCGATTCACGGACTCAGCGGGGTCCCCCGGATCCCCGAAGACCAACCGGCCCTGAAACGGAAGGACTTCGTCTCCGACCAAGAGGTGCGCTGGTGCCCTGGATGCGGTGATTACTCGATCCTGGCGACCTTCCAGTCCGTCCTTCCCGAGCTGGGTGTCCCGCGGGAGAACATCGTTGTCATCTCCGGTATCGGATGCAGTTCCCGTTTTCCGTATTACGTCGACACGTACGGCATGCACTCCATCCACGGACGGGCCCCTGCTATTGCCACGGGTCTGGCCACCGCCCGTGAAGATCTGTCGGTGTGGGTGATCACCGGCGACGGTGATGCCTTGTCCATCGGCGGTAACCATCTGATCCACACCCTGCGTCGCAACGTGAACCTGAAGATCCTGATGTTCAACAACCGGATCTACGGGTTGACCAAAGGCCAGTACTCGCCGACCTCACCTGAAGGATTGGTCACTAAGTCCTCCCCTGCGGGCGCATTGGACGCTCCGTTCAATCCGATCGCTTTGGCGCTGGGCGCAGGCGGGACTTTCGTGGCCCGGACCATGGCCAGCGACCGTGAGCATCTGTCCGGTGTTCTGCGGCAGGCCGCAGAACACCGCGGATCAGCCTTCGTGGAGATCTACCAGAACTGTCCTATCTTCAACGACGGCGCCTTCGACACGCTCAGAGACGCGCACCAGAGCGAAAGCCGCCTGTTGCGCATGGTGGAGGGGGAGCCCCTTCAGGTCGGGGATCAAGGGGTTCAAACGGACGGGCGAGGCGGGCTGCAACTCGCTGAGATCGTCGACGACAACATGGTCCTCGAGCATGAGCCGTCCTCACCGGACAGCTCCCGTGCTTTCGCACTGGCCAATCTCGACGACCCTGCCATGTCCTGTGTCCCGGTAGGAGTCTTCCGGAAGGTTTCTCGAGTGGCTTACGACGATCAGGTACGTATCCAGGTCGCCCACGCCATGGGTGAGTCGACCGCACCGACCGACGAGCAGATCGAGCAGATGCTGGCCGGCAACGACCCGTGGATCGTGGAGTAA
- a CDS encoding NADH-quinone oxidoreductase subunit C — MNQAEVLTVPVTQWVDTASSAYEDGYTVLEILAAVDESQDDHDPGIDVMIHLVDLHSMSTPRRREIWTRVPPTAQLAGLGGLWPGATWQERVAVEMTGVDIAGCTDRLLLSASYEGPPPLSRTTPLAARGSTPWPGAVEPGESSAGGRRSSRRRLSPPGVPTGWPS; from the coding sequence ATGAATCAGGCCGAAGTCCTGACGGTGCCGGTCACCCAATGGGTCGATACGGCCAGTTCGGCGTACGAAGATGGCTACACCGTCCTCGAAATCCTCGCCGCCGTCGACGAGAGCCAGGACGACCACGATCCGGGGATCGATGTGATGATCCACCTGGTCGACCTGCACTCGATGTCGACGCCGCGCCGTCGTGAGATCTGGACCAGGGTCCCGCCGACCGCACAGCTGGCAGGGTTGGGCGGTCTCTGGCCGGGAGCGACCTGGCAGGAAAGGGTTGCTGTCGAGATGACCGGAGTCGACATCGCAGGCTGTACCGATCGACTACTGCTGTCGGCCAGTTACGAAGGCCCGCCGCCACTGTCGAGGACCACGCCCCTGGCAGCACGAGGAAGCACCCCGTGGCCAGGAGCGGTCGAACCAGGGGAGAGCTCGGCTGGCGGTCGCCGGAGCTCACGACGCAGGCTCAGCCCTCCCGGAGTCCCTACCGGGTGGCCCTCATGA
- a CDS encoding 2-oxoacid:acceptor oxidoreductase subunit alpha, whose product MNTSDTTQIRSVDRVVIRFAGDSGDGMQLTGDRFTSDTAGLGNDLATLPNFPAEIRAPQGTLLGVSSFQLHFASFDVLTPGDAPDVLVAMNPAALKSNLRDLPRGGMILANRDDFTKRNLAKVGYTQSPLEDGSLEAYRVHAVPLTSITVEALADSPLTRKEKERAKNMFALGLLSWMYSRNIEGTKAFLAAKFGKKPDILAANLTALEAGWSYGETTESFDVRYTVDPAPMAPGRYRNITGNVATAYGLVAAAHRSGLPLFLGSYPITPASDILHTLSGMKKYGVTTVQAEDEIAGAGIALGASFGGALGVTTTSGPGLCLKSETIGLAVATELPLVIVDVQRGGPSTGLPTKTEQADLLQALYGRNGESPVAVIAAKSPIDCFDAAYEACRLAVTYRHPVMLLTDGYLANGSEPWRLPAMSELPEIDPDFAREPNATDASGTPAFHPYARDEETLARPWAIPGTPGLAHRIGGIEKADGHGAISYDPANHELMTKLRAEKIERMARTIPPLDVDDPTGDAEMLVLGWGSTYGPITAAVRNLRRSGIRVAQAHLRHLNPFPENTGEVLRAYQRVLLPEMNSGQLALVLRGRYLVDIRSVTQVRGLPFLPGQMRQIIKDELADLLGSTAVHTGRQEA is encoded by the coding sequence ATGAACACGAGCGACACCACGCAGATCCGATCCGTCGACCGCGTCGTCATCCGTTTCGCAGGTGACTCCGGCGACGGCATGCAGCTCACAGGCGACCGGTTCACCTCGGACACCGCAGGCCTGGGCAACGACCTGGCCACCCTGCCTAATTTCCCCGCCGAGATCCGGGCCCCACAAGGCACCCTTCTGGGCGTGAGCAGCTTTCAGCTGCACTTCGCCAGCTTCGACGTCCTCACCCCCGGTGACGCCCCCGACGTCCTTGTCGCGATGAACCCTGCCGCACTCAAGTCCAATCTCCGCGATCTACCCCGCGGCGGCATGATCCTCGCCAACCGGGACGACTTCACCAAACGTAACCTCGCCAAGGTCGGTTACACCCAGAGCCCGCTCGAAGACGGCAGCCTCGAGGCCTACCGTGTCCATGCCGTCCCGTTGACCTCGATCACGGTCGAAGCACTCGCCGACTCTCCGTTGACCCGCAAGGAGAAGGAACGCGCGAAGAACATGTTCGCGCTCGGCCTGCTCTCCTGGATGTACAGCCGCAATATCGAAGGAACCAAGGCCTTTCTCGCCGCGAAATTCGGGAAGAAGCCCGACATCCTGGCTGCCAATCTCACGGCACTGGAGGCTGGATGGAGCTACGGCGAGACCACGGAGTCCTTCGATGTGAGATACACCGTGGATCCTGCCCCGATGGCGCCCGGCCGCTATCGCAATATCACTGGCAATGTGGCCACCGCCTACGGCCTGGTCGCGGCTGCACACCGATCAGGGCTGCCACTGTTCCTCGGTTCCTACCCGATCACTCCCGCCTCGGACATCCTGCACACCTTGTCCGGGATGAAGAAGTACGGGGTGACCACGGTCCAAGCCGAGGACGAGATCGCCGGTGCCGGGATCGCCTTGGGCGCCAGCTTCGGCGGAGCTCTCGGAGTGACCACTACCAGCGGTCCGGGTCTCTGTCTGAAGAGCGAGACCATCGGTCTAGCCGTCGCAACCGAACTCCCCTTGGTCATCGTTGACGTACAGCGCGGCGGCCCGTCCACCGGCCTTCCCACCAAGACAGAACAAGCCGACCTGCTGCAGGCCCTCTACGGGCGCAATGGCGAGTCTCCGGTCGCCGTGATCGCGGCGAAATCCCCCATCGACTGTTTCGACGCAGCCTACGAAGCGTGTCGGCTGGCCGTGACCTACCGCCACCCGGTGATGCTGCTCACCGACGGCTATCTCGCCAACGGGTCCGAGCCATGGCGGCTCCCGGCGATGAGCGAACTCCCTGAGATCGACCCCGACTTCGCCCGGGAGCCCAATGCTACGGACGCCTCCGGGACACCGGCTTTCCACCCGTACGCCCGAGACGAAGAGACCCTGGCCCGCCCTTGGGCAATACCCGGGACGCCAGGGTTGGCACACCGCATCGGCGGGATCGAAAAGGCCGACGGACACGGCGCGATCTCCTACGACCCTGCGAACCACGAACTCATGACCAAGCTAAGGGCCGAGAAAATCGAACGGATGGCCCGGACGATCCCGCCGTTGGACGTCGACGATCCCACCGGCGACGCCGAGATGCTGGTTCTGGGATGGGGTTCGACCTACGGACCGATCACCGCTGCCGTACGTAATCTGCGTCGAAGTGGCATCCGGGTGGCCCAGGCACATCTGCGCCATCTGAACCCCTTCCCCGAGAACACCGGTGAAGTGCTCCGCGCCTACCAACGAGTCTTGCTGCCCGAGATGAACAGCGGCCAGCTCGCTCTGGTCCTGCGTGGCCGCTACCTCGTCGACATCCGCTCGGTGACCCAGGTTCGAGGTCTGCCTTTCCTGCCCGGTCAAATGAGGCAGATCATCAAGGACGAACTCGCCGACCTGCTCGGTTCCACCGCTGTGCACACCGGACGACAGGAGGCATGA
- a CDS encoding NADH-quinone oxidoreductase subunit B, with protein MCLLPLRPGLRVHGLDAGLACCAVEVAAAKAGCAKQEADAPPPHDSGPTDVLVVAGTVTDAMAPLIAAQYAELSAEAGEGLRVISFGSCANTGGPYWDSYAVTKGVDQLLPVDAYVPGCPPRPEALLAAVEGLE; from the coding sequence ATGTGTCTTCTTCCCCTCCGACCGGGTTTACGTGTCCACGGTCTCGATGCCGGACTGGCGTGTTGCGCGGTCGAGGTCGCGGCGGCCAAAGCCGGATGCGCGAAGCAGGAGGCAGATGCTCCGCCACCGCACGACAGCGGCCCGACGGATGTGCTCGTCGTAGCCGGAACGGTGACCGATGCGATGGCGCCGCTGATCGCGGCCCAGTATGCGGAGCTCTCCGCAGAAGCAGGCGAGGGTCTACGAGTCATCTCTTTCGGCTCGTGCGCCAACACCGGAGGACCCTACTGGGATTCGTACGCAGTGACCAAGGGAGTCGATCAGCTCCTTCCCGTGGATGCCTATGTCCCCGGATGTCCGCCACGACCGGAAGCGCTGCTGGCAGCGGTGGAGGGGCTGGAATGA
- a CDS encoding NADH-quinone oxidoreductase subunit M: MKNVDWLTVMMVVPLVGALIVAFLPRGGLRLARPVSLAVSLLVLVLTGVAAVTSYDLGSTEQFQMRATHEWIPQWGVSYAVGADGMALAMIVMSALLVPICILAAWDDMPADGSRDNGYFAWILALETFMIGVFSAVDVFLFYVFFEGMLIPVYFLIASYGVGADRRRAALKFLLFSLAGGLVMLAAVIGLYVQGKGGSTGFLVSSLTGLSMDTNTERLLFIGFFIAFAIKAPMVPVHTWLPDAAEAATPATSTLLVGVLDKVGTFGMIRFCLQFFPNASQWATPVVIGLALLSIIYGGVAAIGQQNMMRLVAFTSVSHFGFIVLGIFAFTRMAGQGSVLYMLNHGFSTAALFLVAGMLVKRNGSALIRDYGGWQRVTPVLAGCFLVAGMSGLALPGLSSFVSEFLVMMGTFQRYPWVGAISSVGIILAALYILLLYQRVFTGPPPGQKVSDHGHATLEKDAESVPVKVADLVVREKLVMAPLIAIFVVLGFYPNLALQAINPSVDKTLSIVGVQDPEPAADAAKGSAK, encoded by the coding sequence ATGAAGAACGTTGACTGGTTGACCGTCATGATGGTCGTCCCCCTGGTGGGTGCGCTCATCGTGGCGTTCCTGCCGCGAGGCGGCCTGCGGCTGGCGCGGCCGGTATCGCTGGCGGTGTCCCTTCTGGTCCTGGTGCTTACTGGGGTCGCAGCGGTGACTTCTTACGATCTGGGCTCGACGGAGCAGTTCCAGATGAGGGCGACGCACGAGTGGATCCCGCAGTGGGGGGTCAGCTACGCGGTCGGGGCCGACGGGATGGCGCTGGCCATGATCGTGATGTCGGCCTTGCTGGTACCGATCTGCATTCTCGCGGCCTGGGACGACATGCCTGCGGACGGCAGCCGGGACAACGGCTATTTCGCCTGGATCCTGGCGTTGGAGACCTTTATGATCGGCGTGTTCTCCGCCGTGGACGTCTTCCTCTTCTACGTCTTCTTCGAAGGCATGCTGATTCCGGTCTACTTCCTCATCGCCTCCTACGGTGTGGGCGCAGATCGCCGTCGAGCCGCTTTGAAGTTCCTGCTTTTCTCGCTGGCCGGCGGTCTGGTGATGTTGGCCGCGGTGATCGGGCTCTACGTGCAGGGCAAGGGCGGCAGCACCGGGTTCCTGGTCTCGTCGTTGACCGGGCTGTCCATGGATACGAACACCGAACGGCTGCTCTTCATCGGCTTCTTCATCGCCTTCGCGATCAAAGCGCCGATGGTGCCGGTGCATACCTGGCTGCCTGATGCGGCTGAGGCCGCTACTCCGGCAACCAGCACTTTGCTGGTCGGCGTGCTGGACAAGGTCGGTACTTTCGGGATGATCCGTTTCTGCCTCCAGTTCTTCCCGAACGCGAGTCAGTGGGCGACTCCGGTCGTCATCGGGCTGGCTCTGCTGTCGATCATCTACGGCGGGGTGGCCGCGATCGGGCAGCAGAACATGATGCGTCTGGTGGCATTCACCTCGGTGAGTCACTTCGGGTTCATCGTGCTCGGTATTTTCGCCTTTACCCGCATGGCTGGGCAGGGCTCGGTGCTGTACATGCTCAACCACGGGTTCTCCACGGCTGCGCTTTTCCTGGTGGCCGGGATGCTCGTGAAACGCAATGGCAGCGCGTTGATCCGGGACTACGGCGGTTGGCAGCGGGTCACTCCGGTTCTTGCCGGATGTTTCCTCGTGGCTGGGATGTCGGGTCTGGCATTGCCGGGTCTGTCCAGCTTCGTCTCCGAGTTCTTGGTGATGATGGGGACTTTCCAGCGTTATCCGTGGGTGGGAGCGATCTCCTCGGTGGGGATCATCCTGGCCGCGTTGTACATTCTCTTGCTCTACCAGCGCGTCTTCACCGGCCCTCCGCCTGGGCAGAAGGTTTCTGACCATGGCCATGCGACCTTGGAGAAGGATGCCGAGTCTGTTCCTGTGAAGGTCGCTGACCTGGTAGTTCGTGAAAAGCTGGTGATGGCCCCGCTGATCGCGATCTTCGTGGTGTTGGGTTTCTATCCGAATCTTGCGTTGCAGGCGATCAATCCGTCCGTCGACAAGACACTGAGCATCGTCGGCGTACAGGACCCGGAGCCGGCTGCTGATGCTGCGAAGGGAAGTGCCAAGTGA
- the nuoN gene encoding NADH-quinone oxidoreductase subunit NuoN: MIPVLTAAEPLSKIDINYGSIAPMLVVFGGALIGVLVEAFAARHTRHETQLGVSVVALLGSFAALLLLARKNMVSTMSGAVVMDGVAVVLQGLLILLALASILIMGDRMSGQSADAFTPSGSSVPGSKQEEIAQRVGAATTEVFPLALFATGGMMMFVTAGDLLSMFVALEALSLPLYVMTALARRRRLLSQEAALKYFLLGSFSSAFFLFGAALLYGFAGTLSLSGIARTIPMTVNPGLLVPGVLLVLLGILFKIGAWPFHNWVPDVYQGAPTPVTGFMGACTKVAAFGALLRLVYVGVGATRWDWSMALWVVAGMTMVVGSVLTVTQTDVKRMLAYSSVAHAGFILVGFLAFDRSAIGGVLFYLVAYGFTTVAAFGMVFLVRAGGSEATTLSQWSGLGRAHPVFAAVFFFLLLAFAGIPLTSGFTAKVAAFVPAVAHGGIPGVVLVVIGVLCSLVTAFAYFRLAGLMFRTPDKEEIAQGEGTEVAVASTTTVFAIGVGVLVTVALGIFPSPLLRVFESTTQFLP; this comes from the coding sequence GTGATTCCGGTGCTGACAGCGGCCGAACCGCTGAGCAAGATCGATATCAACTATGGGAGCATCGCTCCGATGCTGGTGGTCTTCGGTGGCGCCTTGATCGGGGTGCTGGTCGAGGCTTTCGCCGCCCGCCATACCCGGCACGAGACCCAGCTCGGGGTTTCGGTGGTGGCTCTTCTCGGCTCCTTCGCGGCGCTTCTGCTGCTGGCGAGAAAGAACATGGTTTCGACCATGTCCGGCGCTGTCGTCATGGATGGGGTCGCGGTCGTCCTTCAGGGCCTGTTGATCCTTTTGGCCTTGGCGTCGATCCTGATCATGGGTGATCGGATGTCCGGTCAGTCCGCTGATGCCTTCACCCCGTCAGGTTCCTCGGTTCCGGGGAGCAAACAGGAAGAGATTGCTCAGCGGGTTGGGGCGGCGACCACTGAAGTCTTCCCGTTGGCCTTGTTCGCCACCGGCGGCATGATGATGTTCGTGACAGCAGGGGACCTGCTGTCGATGTTCGTCGCTTTGGAGGCGCTCTCCCTTCCGCTGTACGTGATGACCGCACTGGCTCGGCGCCGGAGGCTGCTCAGCCAGGAAGCGGCGCTGAAGTACTTCCTGTTGGGTTCGTTCAGCTCGGCCTTCTTCCTTTTCGGGGCGGCCCTTCTGTACGGGTTCGCAGGCACGCTCTCGTTGAGCGGCATTGCACGGACGATCCCGATGACGGTGAACCCTGGCCTGTTGGTCCCCGGAGTGTTGTTGGTCCTGCTGGGAATCCTCTTCAAGATCGGTGCTTGGCCTTTCCACAACTGGGTTCCGGACGTCTACCAAGGTGCTCCGACCCCGGTCACCGGGTTCATGGGTGCGTGTACGAAGGTTGCTGCTTTTGGCGCGCTTCTCCGACTGGTGTACGTGGGTGTTGGCGCCACTCGTTGGGACTGGTCCATGGCCCTGTGGGTGGTGGCAGGAATGACGATGGTGGTCGGTTCTGTGCTGACGGTCACCCAGACGGATGTCAAGCGGATGCTGGCTTACAGCTCGGTGGCGCACGCCGGTTTCATCCTGGTGGGTTTTCTCGCATTTGACCGCAGCGCGATCGGGGGTGTCCTCTTCTACCTGGTGGCCTACGGGTTCACGACGGTGGCGGCGTTCGGCATGGTTTTCCTGGTACGGGCCGGTGGTTCGGAGGCGACGACACTTTCGCAGTGGAGCGGTCTGGGCCGCGCACATCCAGTGTTTGCAGCAGTCTTCTTCTTCTTGTTGTTGGCTTTTGCGGGTATCCCGTTGACCAGTGGCTTCACGGCGAAGGTGGCGGCTTTTGTGCCGGCGGTCGCTCATGGTGGCATCCCTGGGGTGGTGCTCGTCGTGATCGGTGTGTTGTGCAGCTTGGTGACTGCGTTCGCGTACTTCCGTCTGGCCGGGTTGATGTTCCGTACTCCGGACAAGGAGGAGATCGCGCAGGGCGAAGGAACTGAGGTGGCGGTGGCCTCGACGACGACTGTCTTCGCGATCGGGGTAGGCGTGCTCGTCACCGTGGCCTTGGGCATCTTCCCCTCGCCGTTGTTGCGGGTGTTCGAGTCGACCACGCAGTTCCTGCCATGA
- the nuoL gene encoding NADH-quinone oxidoreductase subunit L has product MQFFPSAVDAIAASSSSTGAAVASGTAAFGWLLVALPLLGAALLLIGGRATDKFGPLLATVFSWSSFGVGAAILMQMLGQAPGERAHHLTLFTWIRTSSLDLSAGMLIDQLSISFVLLVTFVGSLIHVYSLGYMEHDPDKRRFFAYLNLFVAAMLTLVLADSYLMLYVGWEGVGLASYLLIGFWNWNPPYASAANKAFIANRVGDFGLGLAIMLMFFSFGRIDFAGVHGAAAQADEKTLTAIGLFLLLAACGKSAQFPLQSWLGDAMAGPTPVSALIHAATMVTAGVYLVVRSHAIYNLAPNAQLAVTVVGAITLTMGAVIGCAKDDIKKALAASTMSQIGYMMLAAGLGPVGYAFAIFHLITHGFFKAGMFLGAGSVMHGMNNRVDMRTFGGLSTVMKATWGTFMLGWLAILGVPPFAGFWSKDKIIEAAFVGEGWRPWVFGGLTMLVAGLTAFYMSRLFFMTFHGERRWTKEDHPHESPLTMTVPMVVLAFGSAFLGLGLSLLGFVEWLSPALGLTGHGDHPHPVIPEVAIQVGTLAMVLAGAGFAWMQYAKKRVGAPAEHLAAKIARNDFFQDDVNDVALVQPCNLLVRATVLTDSGGVDRSVTGLGAAVMAASGGLRKLQNGFVRSYALTMLVGIVVLLGAVWVVQ; this is encoded by the coding sequence TTTCCCTCAGCCGTCGATGCGATCGCGGCTTCGTCCTCGTCGACAGGAGCAGCCGTCGCTTCCGGCACTGCTGCTTTCGGTTGGCTTTTGGTGGCGCTACCGCTCTTGGGTGCGGCACTCCTGCTGATCGGTGGCCGGGCCACCGACAAGTTCGGCCCTTTGCTGGCCACGGTGTTCTCCTGGAGCAGTTTCGGTGTCGGGGCCGCCATCCTGATGCAGATGCTGGGCCAGGCACCGGGGGAGCGGGCTCACCACCTGACCTTGTTCACGTGGATCCGGACATCGTCCTTGGACCTGTCTGCCGGGATGCTCATCGATCAGCTGTCCATCAGTTTCGTCCTGCTGGTGACTTTCGTGGGCTCGCTGATCCACGTGTATTCCTTGGGGTACATGGAGCACGATCCGGATAAGCGACGCTTCTTCGCCTACCTGAATCTCTTCGTCGCAGCGATGTTGACCCTGGTCCTGGCGGACTCCTACCTGATGTTGTACGTGGGTTGGGAAGGCGTCGGTTTGGCCTCATACCTGCTGATCGGCTTCTGGAACTGGAACCCGCCGTATGCCTCGGCCGCGAACAAGGCCTTCATCGCCAACCGGGTCGGTGACTTCGGCCTGGGCTTGGCGATCATGCTGATGTTCTTCTCCTTTGGCCGCATCGATTTCGCTGGCGTCCATGGTGCTGCTGCCCAAGCGGACGAGAAGACGCTGACCGCGATCGGTCTCTTCCTGTTGTTGGCAGCCTGTGGTAAATCGGCTCAGTTCCCTCTTCAGAGCTGGTTGGGGGATGCGATGGCCGGTCCGACGCCGGTCTCGGCGCTGATCCACGCGGCGACCATGGTCACCGCAGGTGTCTACTTGGTCGTGCGTAGCCACGCGATCTACAACCTGGCTCCGAACGCGCAGCTGGCCGTCACGGTCGTGGGTGCGATCACGTTGACCATGGGTGCGGTCATCGGCTGCGCCAAGGACGACATCAAGAAGGCCCTCGCGGCCTCCACGATGAGCCAGATCGGGTACATGATGTTGGCCGCAGGCCTCGGCCCGGTCGGCTACGCCTTCGCGATCTTCCACCTGATCACCCACGGCTTCTTCAAAGCGGGGATGTTCCTCGGCGCGGGTTCGGTCATGCATGGCATGAACAACCGGGTCGATATGCGTACCTTCGGTGGGTTGTCGACGGTCATGAAGGCGACCTGGGGAACGTTCATGCTCGGGTGGCTGGCCATCCTGGGTGTTCCTCCCTTTGCAGGTTTCTGGAGCAAGGACAAGATCATCGAAGCTGCCTTCGTCGGTGAAGGATGGCGTCCTTGGGTCTTCGGCGGATTGACCATGTTGGTCGCTGGGCTGACCGCCTTCTACATGTCACGTCTGTTCTTCATGACCTTCCACGGGGAGCGTCGTTGGACCAAGGAGGACCACCCTCACGAGTCGCCCCTGACGATGACGGTGCCCATGGTGGTGCTGGCCTTCGGCTCGGCTTTCCTCGGGCTCGGGCTGTCCTTGCTCGGCTTCGTGGAGTGGCTGAGCCCGGCGTTGGGATTGACCGGGCATGGTGATCATCCGCATCCGGTGATTCCTGAGGTCGCCATCCAGGTGGGTACCCTCGCGATGGTGCTCGCAGGCGCAGGTTTTGCGTGGATGCAGTACGCGAAGAAGCGGGTGGGTGCTCCTGCTGAGCATCTCGCTGCGAAGATCGCCCGCAATGACTTCTTCCAGGACGATGTCAACGATGTCGCGCTGGTCCAACCGTGCAACCTGCTGGTGCGAGCCACTGTGCTCACAGACAGTGGTGGCGTCGACCGTTCGGTCACAGGCCTGGGCGCCGCTGTGATGGCGGCGAGCGGCGGTCTGCGCAAACTCCAGAACGGGTTCGTCCGTTCCTACGCCCTGACGATGCTCGTTGGCATCGTCGTCCTCCTCGGTGCCGTCTGGGTGGTGCAGTGA